One Ricinus communis isolate WT05 ecotype wild-type chromosome 1, ASM1957865v1, whole genome shotgun sequence DNA window includes the following coding sequences:
- the LOC8270560 gene encoding pentatricopeptide repeat-containing protein At4g14050, mitochondrial, protein MQISHYLHQLQLCGKRQTPLTAKKLHAQIIKLSLKESEPLPNTLLNAYGKCGLLQDAYFLFEEMPQRDHVSWASILTAYNLANLPNKTLSIFPTMFIVDKLEPDHFVYATLVKACASLCAVRQGKQVHARFVLSPFSDDDVVKSSLIDMYAKCGLPKIARAVFDSILAKNAVSWTAMISGYAKSGLKVEAMELFSSFPVKNLYSWTALISGLVQSGKGIDGCYLFLEMRREGIDIIDPLVLSSVVGACANLAVLEFGKQLHGLIIALGYESCLFISNALVDMYAKCSDILAAKEIFDRMIYKDVVSWTSIIVGAAQHGRAKEALDLYDDMVLAGVKPNEVTFVGLIYSCSHAGLVRKGRKLFKSMVEDYGIKPSLQHFTCLLDLLSRSGHLEEAENLISTMPFKPDEPMWAALLSACKHHRNIQIGLRVADQLLSLNPEDPSTYILLSNVYASAGLWERMSMVRRLMTAKEVKKEPGHSTITFGKEIQVFHAGHTCHPMKDEIFGMLKELDEEMRKRGYVPDTSAVLHDMEEQEKERQLFWHSERLAVAYGLLKSVPGTNIRIVKNLRVCGDCHTVFKFLSGIVERELIVRDATRYHHFKDGRCSCNDFW, encoded by the coding sequence ATGCAAATCTCTCACTATCTGCACCAGCTCCAACTTTGTGGCAAGCGCCAAACCCCTTTAACTGCCAAGAAACTCCATGCCCAAATCATCAAACTCAGTTTAAAAGAAAGCGAACCCTTGCCCAACACTCTGTTAAATGCTTATGGAAAATGCGGCTTGCTTCAAGATGCCTATTTCTTGTTCGAGGAAATGCCCCAAAGAGACCATGTATCGTGGGCCTCCATTCTTACTGCATACAACCTGGCCAACCTCCCTAACAAAACTCTCTCCATTTTCCCCACCATGTTCATCGTTGATAAACTGGAACCTGACCATTTTGTGTATGCTACTCTTGTTAAGGCGTGTGCTAGCTTATGTGCTGTAAGACAAGGCAAGCAAGTGCATGCTCGTTTTGTTTTATCCCCGTTtagtgatgatgatgttgttaAGTCATCTTTGATTGATATGTATGCCAAATGTGGATTACCCAAAATTGCTCGCGCTGTTTTTGATTCTATTTTGGCAAAGAATGCAGTTTCTTGGACTGCAATGATATCTGGGTATGCCAAAAGTGGGTTAAAAGTAGAGGCaatggagttgttttcaaGTTTTCCTGTGAAGAATTTATATTCTTGGACTGCTTTAATATCAGGATTAGTGCAAAGTGGAAAGGGGATTGATGgttgttatttatttcttgaaatGAGAAGAGAAGGGATTGATATAATAGACCCTTTAGTCCTTTCAAGTGTTGTTGGTGCTTGTGCTAATTTGGCGGTATTGGAGTTTGGAAAGCAGCTCCATGGACTTATCATAGCACTTGGTTATGAATCTTGCTTGTTTATTAGTAATGCTTTAGTGGATATGTATGCAAAATGTAGTGATATTTTAGCTGccaaagaaatttttgatagaATGATTTATAAAGATGTGGTTTCTTGGACTTCTATAATAGTTGGGGCAGCACAGCATGGAAGAGCAAAGGAAGCATTGGATTTATATGATGACATGGTTTTAGCTGGAGTAAAGCCAAATGAAGTGACCTTTGTTGGATTGATTTATTCTTGCAGCCATGCTGGTTTAGTTAGAAAAGGCCGAAAACTTTTTAAATCCATGGTCGAGGACTATGGGATTAAACCGTCCTTGCAACATTTCACATGCTTGTTGGACCTTCTTAGTCGATCTGGGCACCTTGAGGAGGCTGAGAATCTCATTAGTACAATGCCATTTAAGCCAGATGAACCTATGTGGGCAGCTTTACTGAGTGCTTGCAAACACCATAGAAATATCCAAATAGGACTTCGGGTTGCAGATCAGCTGTTGAGCTTGAATCCAGAAGATCCTTCAACTTATATACTGTTATCTAATGTTTATGCTAGTGCAGGTTTGTGGGAACGTATGTCGATGGTGAGGAGGTTGATGACAGCTAAGGAAGTTAAAAAGGAACCAGGTCATAGTACCATCACCTTTGGAAAGGAAATTCAAGTCTTTCATGCTGGGCATACATGTCATCCTATGAAGGATGAGATATTTGGTATGCTTAAGGAGTTAGATGAAGAGATGAGGAAAAGAGGTTATGTTCCTGATACTAGCGCAGTTTTACATGACATGGAAGagcaagagaaagaaaggcaGCTCTTTTGGCATAGTGAGAGGTTGGCTGTCGCTTATGGCCTGCTTAAGTCTGTTCCAGGAACAAATATACGGATTGTGAAAAATCTTCGTGTTTGTGGAGATTGTCATACTGTTTTCAAATTCCTTAGCGGTATTGTAGAAAGAGAACTTATTGTGCGAGATGCCACCAGGTATCATCATTTTAAGGATGGAAGATGTTCGTGCAATGATTTTTGGTGA